The Thermodesulfobacteriota bacterium region ATGGCAGTTTCAAATTGTCCTGCCTCGGCATAAGTGGCAGATACAGCGATATCATCGAGGGTATCAATGATAGATCTTCTTTTCTTCTTCTCCTCAGCTTCTTTTTCTTTCTTCCTGATGCCTGCCTCTCTGATCATTCTTTGAAGGTCACCTATATCCGGAGGTAAAAGAAGGTCGTCGAATGCACCGAGTTTCATACCCTCTATAGACAGATGAATAATGGAGGGGGTTGTGAGCATAACCACCTCTGTTAAGGGACGGACCTTTTTGATGCGGGAAAGGATGTGAATCCCACTTATTTGAAGTTCTTTCATGTTGAGTACAACAACATCAATCTTCTTCTTTATTAATGTATTAACAGCTTCGTTTGCACTGCTTGAGGTGAACACCTTTAAGCCGCCCCCTTTGATCTTTTCAGAGAGGTTCTCCATAAACGTGGTGTTGTTGCCTACCAGCATAACCTTCAATTCACCACTTCTCCCATAGGAGCAAGATAGATAGCTACTCAGTTTTTTTTACCTGACCATTATAAATAAGACTTCTCGTTTCACTCGAAATGATAGCATCGGGATACTATTTTCGAAACGATCTACTAACAGGTTACAGTAGCAGTGCCATACCATATCTT contains the following coding sequences:
- a CDS encoding response regulator, which encodes MLVGNNTTFMENLSEKIKGGGLKVFTSSSANEAVNTLIKKKIDVVVLNMKELQISGIHILSRIKKVRPLTEVVMLTTPSIIHLSIEGMKLGAFDDLLLPPDIGDLQRMIREAGIRKKEKEAEEKKKRRSIIDTLDDIAVSATYAEAGQFETAMEILKKREKEK